From a region of the Helicoverpa armigera isolate CAAS_96S chromosome 14, ASM3070526v1, whole genome shotgun sequence genome:
- the LOC110382330 gene encoding protogenin A isoform X1, translated as MAVTLLRVLVLGVIAAAADADVPITWLSSPRASVPCVVPDADRIPARRPPPPLEAEDRPRPKPYVWRKGDEEVKRVLSNGTLEVSKKKDGSSEGVYQCTVRHHAGLVLGYPVQLKFAYLDKQFSVHPENATAWRGQPFVLNCSISSGPAAAISWQKDGEPLPQNNRYTVLKNQLLITDVTGEDSGLYRCKATNSHANRTRYSHEGKLQVEEYPGNPDTDPAMLPVHHEKDIAVPRGSTVVLPCPVTGWPRPKLIWEFSQPGERTSELEATDEVLILRDVGPEQEGVYTCTVEGNSDLVKTFAVSLTEPARITVHPTSKQTFRASTVRFNCTAAGKPAPTVTWYKDGKPLTLAGRIVVLPSVDGKRLELLIRSVTSEDAGVYQCFAQTPHSTASAWATLNVTGAGAAAPTGVTCGAAGARAVLVRWPRVRADVMAYTVQITTPGGISLPGQPVIGIEDIITVAEPLTPYGFQVRAYIKSPTTNRNVASDMSESVTCQGQGVPIKLARQNDDILVSWKQFADQTPGVLQWILQYKVENSTDELNVTLDGKVTNYTIKGSTQEPLQVRVLGTKYLPWLHQNLTLVPWTSTSVAVRAPDAGEVKAIPEDVEVTDIRPEGFTVRWRCEEADLSPDIFSYMVCTRRIDGNEDCVETQLKSVRIDKLSPSTMYEVRVQARVRARDAAGDFSAPITITTPSDGPQRFKDLSAKLVNATTLRVSWNSVPGKYTIHYSNERNVPLNQWSSVDTMGNTVLLTGLDLTKEMYVMVTGYEPLGRSQILNVTVPETKELQYWFTRSGLTVTWRGEGPRQVMYSQNLTQSLDKWPTINVTTNIVHITGLEPEQSTYVVVAAPGPSLRSQVVTVPPRPPDHSSFYLSIGIGCGVVLLCLLAVAAICIWRRRKRSQSPVRSRRRNLSSPEGNEEEGAEMKNIGNRLANGGGSKDAGEPLLNGHVHITENPNQSKTPNGRMRKGRRYEAAFDVARYEDPDSTLETVLDPDTSASTTFNLLDTSRRPEYDLCRSSRDISSNNSFNKLPDDNMNSELTRSTDFQLDNSKILPTLQPNG; from the exons CAGATGTCCCGATAACGTGGTTGTCGTCCCCGCGCGCTTCGGTGCCGTGTGTGGTGCCGGACGCGGACCGGATCCCGGCGAGACGCCCCCCGCCCCCACTCGAGGCTGAAGACAGGCCGAGACCGAAGCCCTACGTCTGGAGGAAGGGCGATGAGGAGGTTAAACG GGTACTAAGCAATGGTACTCTGGAAGTGTCGAAGAAGAAGGACGGTAGCTCCGAGGGGGTGTACCAGTGCACCGTGAGGCACCATGCTGGCCTCGTGCTCGGGTACCCTGTGCAGCTCAAGTTTGCTT ACCTAGATAAGCAGTTCTCGGTGCACCCCGAGAACGCGACGGCATGGCGCGGCCAGCCCTTCGTGCTGAACTGCAGCATCAGCTCGGGTCCAGCCGCCGCCATCTCCTGGCAGAAGGATGGAGAGCCTTTGCCGCAGAATAATAG atacacagtgcTGAAAAATCAGCTACTTATCACGGACGTGACAGGAGAAGATTCTGGATTATACAG ATGCAAAGCAACAAACTCCCACGCAAACAGAACGAGATACAGCCATGAGGGCAAGCTGCAAGTTGAGGAGTACCCGGGTAACCCGGATACCGACCCGGCTATGCTGCCGGTCCACCATGAGAAGGATATTGCAGTTCCGAGGGGCAGTACCGTTGTGCTGCCTTGTCCTGTCACAGGGTGGCCTAGGCCTAAG CTAATATGGGAGTTCTCCCAACCTGGCGAGAGGACCAGTGAGCTGGAAGCCACAGACGAAGTCCTGATCCTCCGTGACGTAGGCCCTGAGCAGGAGGGAGTGTATACCTGCACTGTTGAGGGAAACAGCGACCTGGTGAAG ACGTTCGCCGTATCTCTAACAGAGCCAGCCCGCATTACAGTGCACCCCACCTCTAAGCAGACCTTCAGAGCGAGCACCGTGCGATTCAACTGCACGGCTGCCGGGAAACCAGCTCCTACCGTCACCTGGTACAAGGATGGGAAGCCGCTCACGCTGGCTGGACGG ATCGTGGTGTTACCATCAGTAGATGGCAAGCGACTGGAACTTCTCATCAGAAGCGTGACCTCAGAAGATGCAG GAGTATACCAATGCTTCGCGCAGACGCCGCACTCCACAGCGTCAGCGTGGGCCACGCTGAACGTGacgggcgccggcgccgccgcccCGACGGGCGTGAcgtgcggcgcggcgggcgcgcgcgCCGTGCTGGTGCGCTGGCCGCGCGTGCGCGCTGACGTCATGGCCTACACTGTGCAGATCACTACTCCTG GTGGAATCTCTTTGCCCGGCCAACCTGTGATTGGCATCGAAGACATCATAACCGTCGCAGAGCCATTGACACCATACGGGTTCCAG GTCCGTGCATACATCAAATCACCGACGACAAACAGGAATGTGGCGAGTGACATGTCCGAGAGTGTCACGTGCCAAGGACAGGGAG TACCCATCAAACTAGCCCGCCAAAATGATGACATCCTGGTCTCGTGGAAGCAGTTCGCAGACCAGACTCCTGGCGTGCTGCAGTGGATCCTGCAGTATAAGGTCGAGAACAGCACCGATGAACTTAATGTGACCCTCGATGGAAAAGTCACCAACTATACTATTAAAG GATCAACACAAGAGCCCCTCCAAGTGAGGGTGCTCGGCACGAAGTACCTTCCCTGGCTGCATCAAAACCTGACGCTAGTGCCGTGGACGTCCACCAGCGTGGCTGTGAGAGCCCCTGACGCCGG AGAGGTGAAAGCAATCCCCGAAGATGTGGAGGTAACAGACATTCGACCAGAAGGATTCACTGTGCGCTGGCGCTGCGAGGAGGCGGATCTGTCTCCCGATATCTTCTCTTATATGGTCTGCACCAGGAGAATCGACGGCAACGAGGACTGTGTGGAGAC CCAGCTAAAGTCAGTCCGCATAGACAAGCTGTCCCCCAGCACTATGTACGAGGTGCGCGTGCAGGCGCGAGTGCGAGCGCGGGACGCGGCCGGCGATTTCTCCGCGCCAATCACTATTACCACTCCCTCTGATG GCCCCCAGCGTTTCAAGGACCTTTCAGCTAAGCTGGTGAACGCCACAACTCTCCGAGTATCCTGGAACAGCGTTCCCGGCAAATATACGATCCACTACAGCAATGAGCGCAATGTGCCCCTCAACCAGTGGTCTTCGGTGGACACCATGGGGAATACTGTGCTG CTAACCGGCTTGGACCTGACTAAGGAGATGTACGTAATGGTGACAGGATACGAGCCACTTGGCCGCAGCCAGATACTGAATGTTACTGTACCAG AGACCAAAGAGCTGCAGTACTGGTTCACTCGCTCCGGGCTGACAGTGACGTGGCGCGGCGAGGGTCCGCGGCAGGTGATGTACTCCCAGAACCTGACCCAGTCACTGGACAAGTGGCCCACCATCAATGTTACCACAAATATTGTTCAT ATAACTGGCCTAGAGCCAGAGCAGTCGACTTACGTGGTGGTGGCGGCCCCAGGCCCCAGTCTCCGCAGCCAGGTGGTGACGGTACCACCACGACCGCCTGACCACTCCTCGTTCTACCTCA GTATAGGTATCGGTTGTGGCGTGGTGTTGCTGTGTCTGCTGGCAGTCGCCGCCATTTGCATTTGGCGTAGACGGAAGAGGTCGCAATCTCCTGTcag gtCTCGTCGAAGGAACCTTTCTTCTCCCGAAGGTAATGAAGAAGAAGGAGCGGAAATGAAG aaCATTGGCAACAGGTTGGCCAATGGCGGCGGCTCGAAGGACGCGGGGGAACCACTCTTGAATGGCCATGTTCACATCACAGAGAACCCTAAC CAATCAAAAACACCAAACGGGCGCATGAGAAAAGGCCGTCGCTACGAGGCTGCCTTCGACGTCGCTCGATACGAAGACCCCGACTCCACCCTCGAGACAGTTCTAGACCCCGACACCTCTGCCTCCACCACCTTCAACCTCCTCGACACCTCCCGGAGACCAGAGTACGACCTCTGCAGGTCCTCCCGGGACATCAGCTCGAACAACTCCTTCAATAAACTCCCTGACGATAACATGAACTCAGAACTCACCCGCAGCACCGACTTCCAACTAGACAACAGCAAAATTCTCCCCACGCTACAGCCTAACGGTTGA
- the LOC110382330 gene encoding immunoglobulin superfamily DCC subclass member 4 isoform X2: MAVTLLRVLVLGVIAAAADDVPITWLSSPRASVPCVVPDADRIPARRPPPPLEAEDRPRPKPYVWRKGDEEVKRVLSNGTLEVSKKKDGSSEGVYQCTVRHHAGLVLGYPVQLKFAYLDKQFSVHPENATAWRGQPFVLNCSISSGPAAAISWQKDGEPLPQNNRYTVLKNQLLITDVTGEDSGLYRCKATNSHANRTRYSHEGKLQVEEYPGNPDTDPAMLPVHHEKDIAVPRGSTVVLPCPVTGWPRPKLIWEFSQPGERTSELEATDEVLILRDVGPEQEGVYTCTVEGNSDLVKTFAVSLTEPARITVHPTSKQTFRASTVRFNCTAAGKPAPTVTWYKDGKPLTLAGRIVVLPSVDGKRLELLIRSVTSEDAGVYQCFAQTPHSTASAWATLNVTGAGAAAPTGVTCGAAGARAVLVRWPRVRADVMAYTVQITTPGGISLPGQPVIGIEDIITVAEPLTPYGFQVRAYIKSPTTNRNVASDMSESVTCQGQGVPIKLARQNDDILVSWKQFADQTPGVLQWILQYKVENSTDELNVTLDGKVTNYTIKGSTQEPLQVRVLGTKYLPWLHQNLTLVPWTSTSVAVRAPDAGEVKAIPEDVEVTDIRPEGFTVRWRCEEADLSPDIFSYMVCTRRIDGNEDCVETQLKSVRIDKLSPSTMYEVRVQARVRARDAAGDFSAPITITTPSDGPQRFKDLSAKLVNATTLRVSWNSVPGKYTIHYSNERNVPLNQWSSVDTMGNTVLLTGLDLTKEMYVMVTGYEPLGRSQILNVTVPETKELQYWFTRSGLTVTWRGEGPRQVMYSQNLTQSLDKWPTINVTTNIVHITGLEPEQSTYVVVAAPGPSLRSQVVTVPPRPPDHSSFYLSIGIGCGVVLLCLLAVAAICIWRRRKRSQSPVRSRRRNLSSPEGNEEEGAEMKNIGNRLANGGGSKDAGEPLLNGHVHITENPNQSKTPNGRMRKGRRYEAAFDVARYEDPDSTLETVLDPDTSASTTFNLLDTSRRPEYDLCRSSRDISSNNSFNKLPDDNMNSELTRSTDFQLDNSKILPTLQPNG; encoded by the exons ATGTCCCGATAACGTGGTTGTCGTCCCCGCGCGCTTCGGTGCCGTGTGTGGTGCCGGACGCGGACCGGATCCCGGCGAGACGCCCCCCGCCCCCACTCGAGGCTGAAGACAGGCCGAGACCGAAGCCCTACGTCTGGAGGAAGGGCGATGAGGAGGTTAAACG GGTACTAAGCAATGGTACTCTGGAAGTGTCGAAGAAGAAGGACGGTAGCTCCGAGGGGGTGTACCAGTGCACCGTGAGGCACCATGCTGGCCTCGTGCTCGGGTACCCTGTGCAGCTCAAGTTTGCTT ACCTAGATAAGCAGTTCTCGGTGCACCCCGAGAACGCGACGGCATGGCGCGGCCAGCCCTTCGTGCTGAACTGCAGCATCAGCTCGGGTCCAGCCGCCGCCATCTCCTGGCAGAAGGATGGAGAGCCTTTGCCGCAGAATAATAG atacacagtgcTGAAAAATCAGCTACTTATCACGGACGTGACAGGAGAAGATTCTGGATTATACAG ATGCAAAGCAACAAACTCCCACGCAAACAGAACGAGATACAGCCATGAGGGCAAGCTGCAAGTTGAGGAGTACCCGGGTAACCCGGATACCGACCCGGCTATGCTGCCGGTCCACCATGAGAAGGATATTGCAGTTCCGAGGGGCAGTACCGTTGTGCTGCCTTGTCCTGTCACAGGGTGGCCTAGGCCTAAG CTAATATGGGAGTTCTCCCAACCTGGCGAGAGGACCAGTGAGCTGGAAGCCACAGACGAAGTCCTGATCCTCCGTGACGTAGGCCCTGAGCAGGAGGGAGTGTATACCTGCACTGTTGAGGGAAACAGCGACCTGGTGAAG ACGTTCGCCGTATCTCTAACAGAGCCAGCCCGCATTACAGTGCACCCCACCTCTAAGCAGACCTTCAGAGCGAGCACCGTGCGATTCAACTGCACGGCTGCCGGGAAACCAGCTCCTACCGTCACCTGGTACAAGGATGGGAAGCCGCTCACGCTGGCTGGACGG ATCGTGGTGTTACCATCAGTAGATGGCAAGCGACTGGAACTTCTCATCAGAAGCGTGACCTCAGAAGATGCAG GAGTATACCAATGCTTCGCGCAGACGCCGCACTCCACAGCGTCAGCGTGGGCCACGCTGAACGTGacgggcgccggcgccgccgcccCGACGGGCGTGAcgtgcggcgcggcgggcgcgcgcgCCGTGCTGGTGCGCTGGCCGCGCGTGCGCGCTGACGTCATGGCCTACACTGTGCAGATCACTACTCCTG GTGGAATCTCTTTGCCCGGCCAACCTGTGATTGGCATCGAAGACATCATAACCGTCGCAGAGCCATTGACACCATACGGGTTCCAG GTCCGTGCATACATCAAATCACCGACGACAAACAGGAATGTGGCGAGTGACATGTCCGAGAGTGTCACGTGCCAAGGACAGGGAG TACCCATCAAACTAGCCCGCCAAAATGATGACATCCTGGTCTCGTGGAAGCAGTTCGCAGACCAGACTCCTGGCGTGCTGCAGTGGATCCTGCAGTATAAGGTCGAGAACAGCACCGATGAACTTAATGTGACCCTCGATGGAAAAGTCACCAACTATACTATTAAAG GATCAACACAAGAGCCCCTCCAAGTGAGGGTGCTCGGCACGAAGTACCTTCCCTGGCTGCATCAAAACCTGACGCTAGTGCCGTGGACGTCCACCAGCGTGGCTGTGAGAGCCCCTGACGCCGG AGAGGTGAAAGCAATCCCCGAAGATGTGGAGGTAACAGACATTCGACCAGAAGGATTCACTGTGCGCTGGCGCTGCGAGGAGGCGGATCTGTCTCCCGATATCTTCTCTTATATGGTCTGCACCAGGAGAATCGACGGCAACGAGGACTGTGTGGAGAC CCAGCTAAAGTCAGTCCGCATAGACAAGCTGTCCCCCAGCACTATGTACGAGGTGCGCGTGCAGGCGCGAGTGCGAGCGCGGGACGCGGCCGGCGATTTCTCCGCGCCAATCACTATTACCACTCCCTCTGATG GCCCCCAGCGTTTCAAGGACCTTTCAGCTAAGCTGGTGAACGCCACAACTCTCCGAGTATCCTGGAACAGCGTTCCCGGCAAATATACGATCCACTACAGCAATGAGCGCAATGTGCCCCTCAACCAGTGGTCTTCGGTGGACACCATGGGGAATACTGTGCTG CTAACCGGCTTGGACCTGACTAAGGAGATGTACGTAATGGTGACAGGATACGAGCCACTTGGCCGCAGCCAGATACTGAATGTTACTGTACCAG AGACCAAAGAGCTGCAGTACTGGTTCACTCGCTCCGGGCTGACAGTGACGTGGCGCGGCGAGGGTCCGCGGCAGGTGATGTACTCCCAGAACCTGACCCAGTCACTGGACAAGTGGCCCACCATCAATGTTACCACAAATATTGTTCAT ATAACTGGCCTAGAGCCAGAGCAGTCGACTTACGTGGTGGTGGCGGCCCCAGGCCCCAGTCTCCGCAGCCAGGTGGTGACGGTACCACCACGACCGCCTGACCACTCCTCGTTCTACCTCA GTATAGGTATCGGTTGTGGCGTGGTGTTGCTGTGTCTGCTGGCAGTCGCCGCCATTTGCATTTGGCGTAGACGGAAGAGGTCGCAATCTCCTGTcag gtCTCGTCGAAGGAACCTTTCTTCTCCCGAAGGTAATGAAGAAGAAGGAGCGGAAATGAAG aaCATTGGCAACAGGTTGGCCAATGGCGGCGGCTCGAAGGACGCGGGGGAACCACTCTTGAATGGCCATGTTCACATCACAGAGAACCCTAAC CAATCAAAAACACCAAACGGGCGCATGAGAAAAGGCCGTCGCTACGAGGCTGCCTTCGACGTCGCTCGATACGAAGACCCCGACTCCACCCTCGAGACAGTTCTAGACCCCGACACCTCTGCCTCCACCACCTTCAACCTCCTCGACACCTCCCGGAGACCAGAGTACGACCTCTGCAGGTCCTCCCGGGACATCAGCTCGAACAACTCCTTCAATAAACTCCCTGACGATAACATGAACTCAGAACTCACCCGCAGCACCGACTTCCAACTAGACAACAGCAAAATTCTCCCCACGCTACAGCCTAACGGTTGA